The genome window CGGCTTCTGCTACGGTGGCATTCAGGCAAGCACCTTTGCGCTGGCAGGCGAACTGACTGCGGCGGGCGCTGATCCCGTGCGGATTGCTCGCGATATTTATTTCGCCAATCCCATGTCGAAGATGATGCTGCTAGGCACTGCCTTGAGCACTCTGCAGCGCGACGAGGCCAACGGAGCAATCGCCTGGGTGTCGATTCTGCATGAGGATATGGTTCGCTGCGCAGCGGTGGAAGAAGATTGCGAAGGTGTGGTGAACTACGCACTTTCGATCGCGGGGATAGAAGCTGCGGTCTTTCTGCGCGAACTACCCGAGGGACGCATTCGCCTGAGTCTGCGCAGCAAGATTGGAAAAGATGGAAATAGTATCAACGTGGCGGCTATCAGCGAACGTCTGGGTGGCGGCGGGCATGAGAACGCCGCCGGCTGCACGCTGGATGGTCCGCTGGAAAGCGCTACGGAGCAGATTCTTTCGGCGCTTCGTGCGGCCATGCGATAGGCAGAGCCACGGGCAGCGTAGTTTTAACATGTTGCAGTAACACGATTTATCATTGCAGGGGCTGGATCTGGTAGCCTTTGAAGATTGGGCCCATTCCCCTATGAGGCCAGGAAAGTTTTTACACTGAGACCGGTAGATTGAGCCTGAACCCAGTGGAGATGCCTCTGCCACAGCCCACCTCGTCCCCTCTCCCGCGATTGCGGCTCCCCTCGGCAGCTCTCTGCTGGGAGGTGGTCAGCCTCATCGCTTTTACAACTTTTTTTGTTTTATACGGTGTAACCCCCTTGCTGGGCGGCGCCGGGCTGGGTCTGGTGGGGGCGGATGAGCCGCGTTACGCGCAGATTGCGCATGAGATGCTGCAGAAGCTCAACCATGCGCATACCATTCGCGAACAACTGAGCGCCTGCGTCACGCCCTATCTCTATGGACGGCCGTGGCTTGAGAAGCCTGCGCTTTACTACTGGCGCGCGATGTTCGTCTTTCGCGATTTTGGTGTTTCGGACTGGGCGGCTCGGCTGCCTTCGGTTAGTTTTGCGTTGTGGCTGGTGGGGTTGACGTACCTGCACATGCGGCGCTTCCGGCGAGGCGGCCATCTGGACGCGGCGCTGATCATGGCCGCCTGTGTCGGCATTCTGAGCTTTTCTCGCGGCGCTTCGACTGACATGCAACTGGCCGCCCCGTTATCCATCGGCCTGCTGGGCTGGTACGCGTGGTACGAGACCAAGTCGAAATTCTGGCTGTTCGACATCTACTTTTTTACGGCGGTTGCGACGCTGGCTAAGGGGCCTGTAGCTCCGTTCCTGGTGTTCCTCATCATTGGGTGCTTTGCCGCTCTGCGCCGCGAGTGGTGGATTCTCAAGAAGTCGCTCTGGTGGCCCGGAGTTCTGCTCTACTTCGCGATTGTGCTGCCGTGGTTTATCGCGGTGCAGCACCAGAATCCGACCTTCTTCCGTGAGTTTTTCATGGAGCACAATCTGGAGCGCTTCGCGACCAACCGCTACCAGCACGAGCAGCCAATTTACTACTACCTGATCGTGGTGCTGGTGGCTACGATGCCGTGGACGGTGATTGCTCTGCGTTCGCTGGTGGATGGAGCGAGCAAGTCGGTGATCGAGTGGCGGATTCGTCATTCCTCCGCGGAAAAGGTCTACCAGAGTCAGCCCGGAGATGCTTTTCCGGAGTTCCTGGTGCTGTGGGCTCTGATTCCGATCCTGTTCTTTTCCCTGTCGCAATCCAAGCTGCCGGGCTATATTCTGCCGTCGATTCCGCCGATCACGATTCTTACCGGGGATTATCTTTTCCGTTGCAGGGATAAGGGACTTCAACGCTGGATTCTGCTGGGGCACGCTCTGCTGGTGGGGATCGTTACGGCTGCTGTGCTGCTGTTGCCCTGGTTTGTGGCTCACGGCACCAAGGCTGCGCCTCCCGCCAGGGCGATGGTGGTTGCCGGGCTTACGGCTCTATCCGCGGCAGTGCTGGTTCTGCTGGTGGTATATCGCTGGGGAGTAGCCAAACTACGCGTGGCAACCTGCTCGGTCATGGTGGTACTGCTGCTATTCCTGTACGGAGTTGGGCCGGTCCTATGGATTCCCGGCGTCGAGTCAAGCAAGCATACGATCGAGTTGCTGGACCGCACTTACTCTGCGCGGCCGCTTGCAGAGCGGTTGACGAAGATTGTGCCGGACAACGAGACGGTTGCGGTCTTCCGTGTTCGACGCGATATGGAGTACGGACTGGCCTTTTATCGCAACCATGCCGTGGCCAATTATGACGAGGTCGGCGTGCCGCCGGAGGAGCACATCCTGGTGGTGCGGATGGCGGGTAAGAATGGTGTGGATCTCGGTTCGCCTGCGGCTTTGAAGGAATATCTGGAAGGCCGCAGATATGAGTCGCTTTTCAGTTGGCCAGAACAGGAATTGGAAGTCTATCTAGTAGGCCCCCGCTAGAGTCTGAACTCAAGATCCAGGCGGGTTATCCAGGATTGGTCCGGGAAATTGCTGCTGTACACAGGCACTCCGCATTCGGCGGGAATCTGCGGTATGCTTTTCCCAAACATCTGCCTGGATGTTGCAACGCCTGAAGTGTCTTTGAATCGTTGCATCTTCGCGGGGCATCGGTCAGGATGGGGCGACCAAGGTAAACCCGAGGCATTGGCTATGGCTTCCAGTCTTTCGCACGAGATCCTGGATCTGCGACACTTTGCCGCACCGATGCTGCGTCCGGTGCTGGAGGCGGAGAGCGCCGTGTGGCGCGAGCGCCTCAACTGGGACTATCTCGCCTCCGCGAAACTCCTCCTGCAATATCTCGACTCACGTTCTCTGCCCGGATATGTGTCCGTTGATGCAGGGCGCGTCACGGGGTATATTTTCTGCGTATATGAAGATAGCAAAGCAGTTATCGGCGACGTGTTCGCGCTGCCTGCCAGGGCTGACGCGCTGGAAGCGTCAGGACTGGAAGCGACTGGGCAAGAGGTCGAAGAGAGCCTGTTACAGCGCTTGCTGGAACTGCTGCTGCATTCTCCCGGCGTAGACCGAATCGAGTCCCAACTACTATTGCATCCTGCTGGGGCGCATTCTAGCGTCTTTCGTCAGGCGGGCTTTGAGGAGTATCGGCGACTTTACCTCAGCCGAAGCCTGACCGGCGAAATAGTCAACCCAACGACGGAACAGGCGGCCCTCTCTGAAAATCTGGAGTTGCGTCCGTGGCAGGATTCAGACCTGAACGCTGTCGGAGCCTTGATTGCGGAGGCATATCGCGATCATCCGGACAGCCGCATCAACGATCAGTATCGGACGGTGCAAGGAGCACAACGTTTTTTGCATAACATTGTGCGATTTCCGGGATGCGGCGTATTCGTTCCACAGGTGTCGCATGTAGTCGTCAAGCGTGGCCGCCGGGAGCCGGTGGCGCTTCTGCTGGGCTCGCGGGTGAGCGCGCATTGCGGCCACATTACGCAGATCTGCGTACATCCGGAGTATCGCCGCCAGGGGCTGGCCCGGCTGCTGCTGCGGGTTGCTGCGATGCAGTTCCAACGATTGGGAATGACGGAATTGACCCTGACTGTAACGGAGTCGAATCTGCAGGCAGTGGGGCTGTATGCGGATGAAGGATACAAGCTGGTTCACAGCTTCAATGCCGCTGTCTGGGTGAGACGGACAGCGGATAGGGACTGGGGATTTGCTATCAGGGAATAATGCCTGGGGACGGATTTGTTCTTCTATCCCCTGTTTCCTGTTTTCCGTCCCTGCTTCAGCGCGCGATGAAGAACATCAACCAGCTTATGACGATGGCCGACCCCGCGAAGAGCGCGAAGCATCCAGCTCCGTAGCGGAGCATCCGTGCGGGAGCTGTGCGCTGGGTGATTCCAAAGACGACCGATGTGAAGAGCGCAAAGAGCAGAACTGCTGTGAAGTGAGAGGGTGAGAAACTCATCGCTTCCTCCCTGTTGCCAGGTTGTGCGCATCCACGGCGGCAATGACATTCAGCAGGCCGGCAACGACGATGAAGCGGGTGCCGTAGTCGGCGGTGGTCACCTGGATAGTGTCCGCACCAAGACCGAGCTGGCGGCTGATGAGATAAATTAGTCCGTTGCCCAGATCACCGGCAAGTCCAAGCATATCGAGAATGTCGTGCGCGCCAGTGTAGAGCTTGCCCTGCATGGCGATTCCGAGAAAGAACATGCCGCCGATGGAGGCCAGCAGCAGTGCTCCGCGACCCCACTTGCGTTGCAGGAAGTGTCCCGCACCGGGGATGAGCCAGCCAGCAAGCAAGGGGCCGTATTGGAAGCCAGTAGCAGTTGCGGCCTTAGGGGTCGATGTCGCCATTTGTACTTATTTTACCTCAGCGTTGCTGCCCTATTGATTTCATTGTAAGGAGTTACGCTGTGGCAACGATGTTTGTTCCCGGGTTGGAGACCAGGGCTGCTTGAAATGCGACGTTTAACTGCTCTATCGCCTCTCCCGCTACCGGGTTCATACAACAGATGGACCCAGGTAGCAGAAGAGACCTTGTTACGTCAGCTCATCTCAGAATTCATAACGGAGACTGAATTGAATTTGACGCTCTGAGGAGTAGGTGTTTCCTTTCTGTGTCACCTGACCGAATGTACCGCTGGTTGGGTTGGTATCCGGCGTATCGAGGTTGGGGTGGTTGGTAAAGTTGAAAGCCTCTGCTTTAAAGGCGACCACGTGATTGTCATGTCCTGGAATCACATGGAAGTTCTTCAGCATGGCGATACTCCAACTCTGGAATCCAGGCCCGTATATCTCGTTACGAGTCCCTCGTGGAGCAAGTGTTCCGGGCGCGGGCTGTGCAAAGGCCGTCGGATCGAACCAGGCAGCGCCGTTTCCGTTTTCGGTGAATTTCTTGGACACATGCGGAGTCCGGGTCATATCCCAAAGCTGCGTACCTGCTCCCGGTCCAACACCGGCGAAGTCATCGCCTGTCCCGACTGAGAAAGGTTCGCCTGTCTGGGCCTGCGTCGTTCCGGAGAGCTGCCAGTTGCCGACAGCGCTGCGCAACATGCGGTTATCCAGGTGGTTGCCGTAGGTGATATCCCACACGTAGTTGATGACCAGCACATTGCGAATATCGAAGTCGCTTGGTCCGTAGTTCGGGTTGCGATCGTAATAGTTCGGCAGTTCATAGCCAGGGCTGGAGCCAAAGTCCATGCTCTTCGACCAGGTATAAGCAACGCCGAACAGCAGGTGGTTGGTCATACGCCGTTTCAGATCCACCTGCATCGCGTGGTACATGGAGCTTCCGGCATTCGTGTCTTGCAGGATGGCAGAAAAACCACGGTACGGCCGCAGCGCATCCTGTGAGATAACGCCTGGATTGGCCTGCACTGTTCCGGGACGAAGCTGGTTAACCTCGTCGATCTGCGAAAGATGAAGACCACGGCGCCCAACATACGAAAGAGTGAAGGTTCCAAACTTTGGAATCTCCTGTTCGACTGCCGTATTCCAGCTCCAGGCATTCGGATCAGGGAAGTCGTATGCCTGCGAAGAGAGCGAAAGCGGAAGAGCGTTGACACCTACACCGCCCGGGTTATCCACACTGCCGGCAGTCACTGTAGAACTGGGTTGGAATGGAGCATTGCCTCCAAGCTGTACCGAGTCGCTGATGCCAATACGCTGTACGAATCGCCCACCGCCTGCACGAATGACCGTGAGTGGAGCTATGTGATAAGTGATACCGATGCGAGGCTGGATATTGCTCCAGGTCGTTTTTGAGTACCCAGGACCAAAACCGCGGAAGAGCCGGTTGAACTGTCCGTTGAGAATATCGGGCGGTACATGACCCTGAGCAGACGATGGGAACCCGCCGCCCGGAATCACAATTCCGTTGTATGGATCGCCGCCTGTCAGTTCACCCGTGGTCGGATTGACTACCGGAGCAAGCGAAGGATCCCACGACTGTTGACTGAAGACAGACTGGTTTCTCCACAGCGCATAGAACGGCTGCATCATGCTGTAGCGAACGCCATATTCAAGCAGTAGTTTTGGGGTAGCATGCCAGCTATCCTGGGCAAAGATTTCACCCATATTGCCACGAAAGAGCGTGTAAGATTTCTGCCCGATTTCACCGTAAGTATCGAAGAGCCCAAGTGCTGCATTTCCGACCGCTGCTCCGGATGTCGGATGACCGCTGCGAGTATCGGTGAAGTTGAACTGACCGTTCTGGTTGTTGGTAGATCCAGGCGTCGTACTGCTAACGCTGATCTGGTCGAAGTTGTTCTCTCCTGACCGCTCCCATAGACCGCCAAATTTCAGCGTATGAGATCCCATCACCTTGGTCACGCTATCCGCAAGCGTAGTGATCACGCCGCCCGAGTGCGATGGATACGGCCCTCCATCCAGGGTCGTGAAGTTGGCAAGATCGATTGTCGGAATCTTGTTCGGAACCAGTTTCTCCGTCGCAGGATAGATGTATGGATAATCGATTCCATAGAGTGTGCGGTTAAAGAGTCCGTTGGATTCGTCGTAGCTGATGGTGATGTGATCCGCCGAAGCAGAGAACGTCGCCTCGTTGACCATGGTCGGGGAGATCGTCCACGTGTAATGCAGAACTCCAACCTGGTTAGGCCAATGCCATCTTTGCGGCGTGCGGTCAAAATTTCCAGCAAAGGGATTGACGTAATCATAGTTATAGTTCAACAGACTAAAACGAATGTGATGCGCGTCTTTCGGAACATAATCCAGAACCAGTGTGTCCTTCCTCTGGTCCTGCGGATAGGGTGCCTGTTCCTGCCAGTTGTAGCTGCTGCTATCGGCATTCGGTGCCGGATAGGCGTTGAGCAGCGCGAGACCATTGGGGCTAAGCTGGCCCGGAGTAATAACGTTGCCGTCATAGGGTGTGCCAGTCGTCGGATTCGCCAGTTGCACTACATTCTGGTAAAAGATGTTGGCGCTCAGAAGCTCGCTGAAGTTTCCCTGCCTCATCAGCGTCGTTGGAACCTTGCCTGTCTGCGTCACCGTCTGCCGGTAGCGAAGATATTCCTGCCCTGCAAGGAAAAACAACTTCTGCTTGGATGTATTGAACAGATGGGGTATGGTGACGGGTCCATTCAGATTCCAGCCAAACTGGTTGTAGCGGAAGGGTTGTGGATGTTCGCTCAAGGCCGGCTGATCGGACTGGTTGCGCCCCCACGTGTTGGCATTCAAGAAGGAGTTACGGAGATACTCGTACACGATGCCGTGATACTCGCTGGCCCCGCTTTTTGGAACCATACGAATCATGCCGCCTGAGGTTCCACCGTACTCGGCAGGATAGCCCGTAGTGAGGATCTGCACCTGCGAAGTCGAGTCCACATCGGCCACGCCAATCTGCGTGCCGTTGCCTCGAGTACGAATCATCGGTGCGCCATCCAACGTCAAGACACTTTCATTGGCGCGTGCGCCGTTGATCGTAGGCCCGCTGAAATCAGGAGCGAAGTTGAACGAAGAGATAGCAGCATTCCTGGTAACGCCAGGTTCAAGCTGTGAGAGATAAAGTGGATTGCGTCCATTCAATTGGATCGTCTTCACCTGCTCGCTCGTTACGAGTTGACCGGACGCTGCGGATTCAGTCTGCAATGTATTTGCATCCGCTTCAACTGTCACCGTCGCGCTCGTATTACCTGGCTTCAGCACCAGATCGATCCTGCTGCCGATGTTTGGATCGAGCCGATTTCCACTGCGAACCGCGGTTGCGAAGCCCTCGGCTTCAGCGCGTATCGTGTAACTTCCCGGTGCAAGGTTCGTGATGGTGTACGCACCACTGCCATTGAGCGTGGTCGAGCGTTCTGCGCCCGTCGCATCATTACGAATTGTAACTTTAGCGTTGGCAATCACTGCTCCACTGCTATCGGTTATCGTGCCGGATACCGAAGATGTGTCAGATTGCGCATAGGAGAAATGAGTGTTGAGTATAAGTAGCAAGCACAAGGTAAAGAGCGAAAACAACCAACGAGCAGATTTACTCCTGATTCGAGTATGCATATAGCCTCCAGGGGGAATGGGGCGGAAAATTGTTATACATAACGGCGTAAATATATCTGCGACGACTATGTAAGAAAAATCTCCGCAATCAGCCTTTTATTTGTGCTTTGATATGGTTGTCAAGGGGGTAAGTAACCGGCTAACCCTAAGCAACAGTTAGAGAATAAAATGCAACAAATGCGGAAGCACAACAGGAAGCCTAGTCATCATCGAGCAACTAGTTAAATATAACTATGTATAACTCAATCATTAGCATGAGATCGAGACGCGGTAATGACTTGTGAATAACTATGCTTTTAAATTTCTTATACCGATTGTTTTAATATTTACGGAGGTTGTCCTATCCGTCGAACAGGAAATAGCTTTCCGAAACCTTCTCACCGCTCGGATGCATGCCTGAGTCAAAGGCGCTTGGAGCACGCATCCAGATATGCGCATGCAACGAAGATGAGTTCTTGCAGCAGTGTATCGAATTGCTTTTCCGGCGCGGTGGATTCAAGCAATCTCCGGCTGACTCCGGTCATCGCTCCCTGGAGCATCGCAGCGATGAGTTGCGGATCTGTCGTAAACGGTTCGCGGGAGGTCATCAGCATTTCGACGACCGCCTTATTGAACCGGCGTCCCATCTGCTGCACGATCTTCGCTCCATCTACATCGGAGCTTACCGAGTAGAGAGCGACGCTCGTCTTCGCATCCCTCATCTTGGCTTGAAGAAAAGCAGTGATGAGAGCGGTGGCCATCTGCGAAAGTGTTTTACCTCTTTGCTGAAGACAGGCGAGCTCGACGGCTGCAAGTACTTCATCGAGATGACGTCTCAACGCGGCCTGTAAAAGCGCGCTCTTGTTTGGGAAATATTGATATAAAGTTCCAACGGACACCCCTGCCCGCAGGGCTACTCTTGTTGTGGTCAACCGCTCTTTTCCAACATGGAGCAAAACCTGAAGAGTAGCCTCAAGAATGGCCTCGACGCTTGCCGTCGAACGCGCTTGAACGGGCGATTTACGGGGCTGCAGGGAGACTTTGGATAGCTGTGGCAAATGCGAACTCCTAAACTGAAGCTTTCTTCATCTAATCACATAGAAACGGATCAAATAAACGGACCAAAGGAGAAACAGAATGACGAATCAGATCAGCCTGGGCGGTAGCTTTACGTTCCCAGGTACTTCGATGACAGTGAATCGCATGGGCTATGGCGCGATGCAACTTGCCGGTCCGCATGTGTGGGGTCCGCCGCGGGATGTCGATGCTGCGATTACAGTGTTGCGAGAGGCGATTGAGGCTGGCGTAAATCACATCGACACCAGCGATTTTTATGGTCCGCATGTCACCAACCAGATCATCAAGCAGGCTCTTCATCCCTACAGGGATGGCCTGGTGATCGTTACCAAGGTTGGCGCTCGCCGAGGTGACGACAAGTCGTGGATTCACGCTCTTTCGCCGCAGGAGCTGACCGATGGCGTGCACGACAATCTTCGCAATCTCTGCCTCGACGCATTGGATGTCGTCAATCTCCGAGTTGGAGGAATTATGGGGCCATCCGAGGGCTCAATTGAAGAACCGCTCACTGTACTTGCCGAACTCAAGCGCCAGGGATTGATTCGCCATCTGGGCCTCAGTAACGTCAGCCCGGGTCAGTTAGCCGAGGCGCAGGCAATTACAGAGATCGTCTGCATTCAGAATCTGTACAACGTTGCACAAAGGAGCGACGACGCCTTTATCGAGGACCTCGCAGCGCAGGGCATAGCGTACGTGCCGTTCTTCCCGCTGGGAGGGTTCACTCCGTTGCAGTCGTCGAAACTCGATGCAGCGGCCGCGTCGCTGCAGTTCACGCCAATGCAGGTTGCGCTTGCATGGCTTCTGCAGCGCTCACCGAACATGTTGTTGATTCCCGGCACATCTTC of Acidicapsa ligni contains these proteins:
- a CDS encoding GNAT family N-acetyltransferase: MASSLSHEILDLRHFAAPMLRPVLEAESAVWRERLNWDYLASAKLLLQYLDSRSLPGYVSVDAGRVTGYIFCVYEDSKAVIGDVFALPARADALEASGLEATGQEVEESLLQRLLELLLHSPGVDRIESQLLLHPAGAHSSVFRQAGFEEYRRLYLSRSLTGEIVNPTTEQAALSENLELRPWQDSDLNAVGALIAEAYRDHPDSRINDQYRTVQGAQRFLHNIVRFPGCGVFVPQVSHVVVKRGRREPVALLLGSRVSAHCGHITQICVHPEYRRQGLARLLLRVAAMQFQRLGMTELTLTVTESNLQAVGLYADEGYKLVHSFNAAVWVRRTADRDWGFAIRE
- a CDS encoding aldo/keto reductase family oxidoreductase, producing MTNQISLGGSFTFPGTSMTVNRMGYGAMQLAGPHVWGPPRDVDAAITVLREAIEAGVNHIDTSDFYGPHVTNQIIKQALHPYRDGLVIVTKVGARRGDDKSWIHALSPQELTDGVHDNLRNLCLDALDVVNLRVGGIMGPSEGSIEEPLTVLAELKRQGLIRHLGLSNVSPGQLAEAQAITEIVCIQNLYNVAQRSDDAFIEDLAAQGIAYVPFFPLGGFTPLQSSKLDAAAASLQFTPMQVALAWLLQRSPNMLLIPGTSSTGHLRENLKAASLQIPVEIIAELDSISAGDRTGDSAL
- a CDS encoding TetR/AcrR family transcriptional regulator — protein: MPQLSKVSLQPRKSPVQARSTASVEAILEATLQVLLHVGKERLTTTRVALRAGVSVGTLYQYFPNKSALLQAALRRHLDEVLAAVELACLQQRGKTLSQMATALITAFLQAKMRDAKTSVALYSVSSDVDGAKIVQQMGRRFNKAVVEMLMTSREPFTTDPQLIAAMLQGAMTGVSRRLLESTAPEKQFDTLLQELIFVACAYLDACSKRL
- a CDS encoding ArnT family glycosyltransferase produces the protein MSLNPVEMPLPQPTSSPLPRLRLPSAALCWEVVSLIAFTTFFVLYGVTPLLGGAGLGLVGADEPRYAQIAHEMLQKLNHAHTIREQLSACVTPYLYGRPWLEKPALYYWRAMFVFRDFGVSDWAARLPSVSFALWLVGLTYLHMRRFRRGGHLDAALIMAACVGILSFSRGASTDMQLAAPLSIGLLGWYAWYETKSKFWLFDIYFFTAVATLAKGPVAPFLVFLIIGCFAALRREWWILKKSLWWPGVLLYFAIVLPWFIAVQHQNPTFFREFFMEHNLERFATNRYQHEQPIYYYLIVVLVATMPWTVIALRSLVDGASKSVIEWRIRHSSAEKVYQSQPGDAFPEFLVLWALIPILFFSLSQSKLPGYILPSIPPITILTGDYLFRCRDKGLQRWILLGHALLVGIVTAAVLLLPWFVAHGTKAAPPARAMVVAGLTALSAAVLVLLVVYRWGVAKLRVATCSVMVVLLLFLYGVGPVLWIPGVESSKHTIELLDRTYSARPLAERLTKIVPDNETVAVFRVRRDMEYGLAFYRNHAVANYDEVGVPPEEHILVVRMAGKNGVDLGSPAALKEYLEGRRYESLFSWPEQELEVYLVGPR
- a CDS encoding DUF6677 family protein, encoding MATSTPKAATATGFQYGPLLAGWLIPGAGHFLQRKWGRGALLLASIGGMFFLGIAMQGKLYTGAHDILDMLGLAGDLGNGLIYLISRQLGLGADTIQVTTADYGTRFIVVAGLLNVIAAVDAHNLATGRKR
- a CDS encoding TonB-dependent receptor — translated: MHTRIRSKSARWLFSLFTLCLLLILNTHFSYAQSDTSSVSGTITDSSGAVIANAKVTIRNDATGAERSTTLNGSGAYTITNLAPGSYTIRAEAEGFATAVRSGNRLDPNIGSRIDLVLKPGNTSATVTVEADANTLQTESAASGQLVTSEQVKTIQLNGRNPLYLSQLEPGVTRNAAISSFNFAPDFSGPTINGARANESVLTLDGAPMIRTRGNGTQIGVADVDSTSQVQILTTGYPAEYGGTSGGMIRMVPKSGASEYHGIVYEYLRNSFLNANTWGRNQSDQPALSEHPQPFRYNQFGWNLNGPVTIPHLFNTSKQKLFFLAGQEYLRYRQTVTQTGKVPTTLMRQGNFSELLSANIFYQNVVQLANPTTGTPYDGNVITPGQLSPNGLALLNAYPAPNADSSSYNWQEQAPYPQDQRKDTLVLDYVPKDAHHIRFSLLNYNYDYVNPFAGNFDRTPQRWHWPNQVGVLHYTWTISPTMVNEATFSASADHITISYDESNGLFNRTLYGIDYPYIYPATEKLVPNKIPTIDLANFTTLDGGPYPSHSGGVITTLADSVTKVMGSHTLKFGGLWERSGENNFDQISVSSTTPGSTNNQNGQFNFTDTRSGHPTSGAAVGNAALGLFDTYGEIGQKSYTLFRGNMGEIFAQDSWHATPKLLLEYGVRYSMMQPFYALWRNQSVFSQQSWDPSLAPVVNPTTGELTGGDPYNGIVIPGGGFPSSAQGHVPPDILNGQFNRLFRGFGPGYSKTTWSNIQPRIGITYHIAPLTVIRAGGGRFVQRIGISDSVQLGGNAPFQPSSTVTAGSVDNPGGVGVNALPLSLSSQAYDFPDPNAWSWNTAVEQEIPKFGTFTLSYVGRRGLHLSQIDEVNQLRPGTVQANPGVISQDALRPYRGFSAILQDTNAGSSMYHAMQVDLKRRMTNHLLFGVAYTWSKSMDFGSSPGYELPNYYDRNPNYGPSDFDIRNVLVINYVWDITYGNHLDNRMLRSAVGNWQLSGTTQAQTGEPFSVGTGDDFAGVGPGAGTQLWDMTRTPHVSKKFTENGNGAAWFDPTAFAQPAPGTLAPRGTRNEIYGPGFQSWSIAMLKNFHVIPGHDNHVVAFKAEAFNFTNHPNLDTPDTNPTSGTFGQVTQKGNTYSSERQIQFSLRYEF